A window of Equus przewalskii isolate Varuska chromosome 18, EquPr2, whole genome shotgun sequence contains these coding sequences:
- the MAP6D1 gene encoding MAP6 domain-containing protein 1 — protein MAWPCISRLCCLARRWNQLDRSDVAVPLTLHSYSELESEEPGPGGASSRRGPSPAGARNPSRDVPLTQYQRDFGVWTAPAGPRDAPQERGPGPGGRRGKPPAPSARGVYVLPIGDADAAAAATTSYRQEFQAWTAVKPSRSRKAKPATVVTTHSSGWESSPGASFQVPEARKKFAPNPSAIFQTSAPRILNV, from the exons ATGGCGTGGCCCTGCATCAGCCGCCTCTGCTGCCTGGCGCGCCGCTGGAACCAGCTGGACCGCTCCGACGTGGCAGTGCCGCTGACCCTGCACAGCTACTCGGAACTCGAGAGCGAGGAGCCGGGCCCGGGCGGCGCCTCCTCGCGCAGGGGCCCGTCCCCCGCCGGCGCCCGGAACCCCAGCCGGGACGTGCCGCTCACTCAGTACCAGCGGGACTTCGGCGTGTGGACGGCGCCCGCGGGGCCCAGAGATGCGCCGCAGGAGCGCGGGCCGGGGCCAGGCGGCCGCAGGGGCAAGCCCCCCGCGCCCTCCGCCCGGGGGGTCTACGTGCTCCCCATCGGCGACGCGGACGCGGCGGCAGCAGCGACCACGTCGTACAG ACAGGAATTCCAGGCCTGGACTGCAGTGAAGCCATCGAGATCCAGAAAGGCGAAACCCGCCACCGTCGTCACAACCCACAGCTCCGGATGGGAGAGCAGCCCCGGGGCCAGTTTCCAG GTCCCTGAGGCGAGGAAGAAGTTTGCTCCTAACCCCTCAGCCATCTTTCAGACTTCAGCTCCCCGGATCCTCAACGTGTGA